Proteins encoded within one genomic window of Brassica rapa cultivar Chiifu-401-42 chromosome A09, CAAS_Brap_v3.01, whole genome shotgun sequence:
- the LOC103837038 gene encoding mini zinc finger protein 2 yields MRKRQVVLRRASPEEPSRSSSTASSRMVRGVRYGECQKNHAAAVGGYAVDGCREFMASNGEEGTVSALTCAACGCHRSFHRRETEVVCDCESPPSTGN; encoded by the coding sequence ATGAGGAAGCGTCAAGTGGTGTTGAGGAGAGCATCGCCTGAGGAGCCTTCTAGAAGCTCCTCGACGGCTTCCTCTCGGATGGTAAGAGGTGTGAGATACGGCGAGTGTCAGAAGAACCACGCCGCAGCAGTTGGAGGCTACGCCGTTGACGGCTGCCGGGAGTTCATGGCAAGCAACGGAGAGGAAGGTACGGTGTCAGCGCTAACTTGCGCCGCCTGTGGCTGCCACCGCAGTTTCCACCGGAGAGAAACCGAGGTTGTTTGCGACTGTGAGTCACCTCCCTCGACTGGGAATTAG